In Planococcus citri chromosome 4, ihPlaCitr1.1, whole genome shotgun sequence, the genomic window GAATGCGAGtatattttatgtacataatttACATCGAGAAatgaataattctaaaaaaaaaaaaaaacgatcaatccTCGTTAATCTGATTGTTGCGGAACAAAATGCTGGTAATAACTTCGAGTGTAGTCGATCATCAGTTCTTGCGTACATTCGGGCAGTTCGCCAACGTACACGCCCGGGGAACCACCGTACCTGGCGAAAGACGGTACCACCGTTTCAGGAGGTAATACGGTACCATCTGCGATCATACTGCAGTCTTTCAATATGCAACGTCGACCCTGCAAACAAACTCGATTCAACTCTTTTTTCAACAGCTGGTCGGGTACGTTAAATGCCGCGTTGTGCTTACAATAACTACGTCCTTGCCAATGTAAACGTAGGATCCCACATCGGCCGCGCTTACCACCGAATTTTCACCAATAAACACGTGATCGCCGATTCTCATGGGAAAGAATGCAACCCTGAAACGAGCACAACAAAATTGAACATTATTCgagatttttacgaaaaatgacAGAGGCGTGTAAGTACTAATTAGCGACTGtcgaatgaaataattactAAGACGAAGCCGAGTTTACGTGAGAATTGAGACAGAAATTTCCCAATACCACACAATTATCGAATTTATACGACGCTGCCGTAGGTACTTTTACATTTTGCAACTGGGTAAACAAAGACGAGCGTAATGAATTTCTTTCGAGAAGGTATCGATAGGTAAGGTACTTGACATCGCATGCAGAACTACGTGAATCGTTTCGTTTCAAacttggtttttcaaattataaacaACCACATGTACTTTTCATCGCAGTTATGACTACGAGGTTTTTCATCTTCGTCGCAGTTCTTTTCTCTTCGTTTTTTTCCCCTGACGGATAACGAATAACGATCATCAGTGTTACGCGAGCTTATAAATTATACGTTTGATAGGGTGTAGTACCCGTGGCTAAACTTTTTATACGGCGGTCGGATAACGGAGTTTTTACTAATGATGCAGTATCTTCCGGTTCGCACATTAGCCAAGTCGCCTCTGACGATAGCGTTGGACTGAACGATTACTTTGCCcaacaaaattatattttgggAACCGCATAATGTCGTTTGCCTGCTAACTTTATTTCCAGATGCCTGAAATTACAAGTCGAATCGAGTGAgacgagaaaactgaaaaatcgtaCTCGCGCAACTGCCAGTCGctattcactaaaaaaaaacgcTTACCGTTTCAACGTACTCTGCTTTATCGTAACACAACTCTCGAAGCTCCATTTCTAAGCGAATTTTCCATTGACTAGGGAAAAGCGTAAGCCCGATCACAATTACATCACATCTCGACTGTTCCTGTTCGACAGTTATCAGTCATCACAAATCGCTGCTTCAGTTAGTAGTTACAGCACTATTTTTCAGGTTTAGTCAAAAATGAGcccaatttttcgaattaatttcgaatttgaattcCAATTAATtaatgttgaattgttgaaacTCTGGCTGACTGGCTGCTGGCTATCTGGCTAGTTTGGGTTTTGGCAGTTTTGGCACTTTTGGCCGGGCGATTGGGTTCCGATTTCATTCGACTTGATACGTACACCCGTGCGAGCGTTACGGTTTACGGTATTCCGTGACTGCATGAGCTGCTGTCTGCTTATGCAACGTGCAGCATGCgcttggaaattttattcattattcagTTTTCATCCATTTCCATGCACCCATGAGATCGTTGGTTGATCAATGACATAGTTGTGTTGAGTAGTGTTGggcaaaaatcgattatttcaaataatcgataatcgattaatcggccaaaaaaataatcgcgACTCCGATTAATcggtgaaaaaataatcgattaaatcgatgattttcgattatttttttatcacattaaaatgttcaaaattgctgaaaaaaacgtaaaaatgttaattaattGACCGTTGAAATAACAGAGAATGACAGAAATGTGATTATTCtggagaaaatgatgaaaatacaagaTGGATTGGTCAATATTTCTGTTTTcacggttttgaaaattatcctttttcaattttaacgccAAAAAACACAAGATTGTGATAAAATTTACGCCAAATACCCTATAAAaacatgatcgattatttttttcaaaataatcgattaatcgattaatcggaagaagaaaaaataatcgccaaacgattatttttcaggccgattaatcgattattcgattaatcgattaataatcggCCCATCACTAGTGTTGAGAGAAAAACAGTAATGTAAtaaatatgaaatgaaatgaatttacaTTTAGAAATAGAAtagattttgttgtttttagtCTGGCAGTCTGCCTTTCTTTTCTTTCTATTTCTTTGATTCGAGTTCATTTCTCTGTCGATGTGCAGTAAGTCTTTTGTTTTTCCCGAACCGCGTAATTCCTTAGAATTCATCTGCTGCGAGAGTGAAGCTGGAAAAATAGTCACCTGGAATTCTGCGCCTTTTGATTGAATCGTTGTGTACTATCGGAAGATGCATTTCTGTGCAAACCATCAATGTTGAAACTGTCTGTTCTGCTTGTTTGTGAGTATTTCTCTATTGCGATTGTGTAATTATGTTAAATTCGACGTGATTTTCTCCGTTATCAAATCATCATCGCTTAACGGTAACACGTTATGTGGTGCGTATGATTGCGTATTAGTTGTTATGTAGTTTTAGTTACGAATTGAACTCATTGCAGTATGAAGATTTGAAGTATGTCGTTGAAACctaaagaaatcaatttcaacgaAACCTGGAACGACTTACAGAAAACGGTATACGGCGTTATCACGTTATCAAACGTACCAAGACCAGTATGGAATGATCGGTTTCTGTTCGTGTCGTAGAATTTCTGATTCTCTTGACGTATTTTACGCGATGGTGAAATCGgaatgattttggatttttttaatttgttttgcCAGAGACGTGTACAGATTATGCGTTGCGTACCCCGAATCGTTGGCTGATAAATTGTACGTAGAAACGAAAAACTTTCTCGACGACCACGTGAAACAATTGTTGGAACAGTTGAGCGGTTTGGGTCACGACAATATATTGCACAATTATTACGAAGGATGGAGCCGTTACAGCGAGGGAATTATCTATCTGCATAAATTATATTTGTAAGTACGATTACGAAAGACTAATATTACGCGCTTCGATCGAGGCGGCGGCGGCCGCACCGGTCCGGTCCGGTCCGGTCCGTTGCGATTTATTGTAAGAAACGTTTTTGTACGCGTGTACGATGCGCGGTGGATCTCGTTCTCGTTTGTTTATTCTTACGGGCTTACGTGTTATAGATATTTGAACCAGCAACACATAAAAACTAATCAGCTTTCCGAGGCTGAATTAATTTATGGAAATCATCAAGACAATGATATGGAACAAATGGAAATCGGCGAATTAGGTATGTGTGGTACTAAAGGATGGCGCGTCGTACGTTCCACCGCATTAATATTACCTGTTGGTTTCTTATCGAGCTCTTCTTACCGTTAGGACtagaaatatggaaaaaaaatatgatcgaACCTCTGCAGGCTAGCCTAGTGTCGGCCGTTTTAGAATGTATAAATCAGGATAGAATAGGAAACGGCCATCTGGTGAATGCGGAAATCGTACGCGGCGTGATCGAATCTTTTGTCACGGTTAACAAGTTCAAGAAACGGGACAACATCGAGGTAATCGCTACACCGCCTATTgcctagaaaatttttgaaacttgtacaGTACATCGTGTAACTCGTTATCATAAACACAATTTTGCAGTTGTATAAATCGTTATTGGAAAAACCATTAGTAGCGGCCAGCGGCGAATATTTCAGAATTCAAGCGAACAACTGGTTTCAGAATTACACGATTACGCAGTATATGGAACGTGTTATTCGATTGTTTGAGGAAGAATCTATTCGTTGTCAACGGTTCCTCCATAGCAGGTAAGATGTGACTCGTAATGCTACAAGCGCGTACTATAGGCACTAGGTAGGCAGATCTACTCTTATTTCTTCCAAGTAGTCGACTGTCTAGTGTAGGCGCATTTCTTCGATTATTTTAGTAAGTAGCCGTACCTACGTACTCGTCtagattatttaattttacgattttcttCCAAATCCGCAGTTCCCACTCTATCATGAAAACGTGCTGCGAGAAATACATGGTCGAAGATTATTTGTCAGCGTTGTACAGCGAGGCGAAATCCATCATATCGCAAGAACGACAGCAGGACATGGCAAATATGTATATATTGTTGCGTTCCGTTTCGAAGAACTTGATTCCTTACATGGCCGAATTCAAAGATCACATCGTCGACGAAGGTTTACATAGACTGGACGAAATCAAAGGCGACAACGTAAGCGTTTTTTTCCCCTACTTATTTATCGTGTCTgtgtcgattttttaaattacctggTTTACGTTAAGACGTTACTATACTTCTCTTCTACTACGTAATATTTTTACCTTACAAAAATGTaccatataagtaggtatgtacacaTCTGTATAAAAGAACACGTAGCAATCTTACAtaaatgtgtacctacctacctacctatctaccgtATAAACAAACGCGAAACGCGAACGCTCTATACGAAATGTACATATAATCAATCTAAATCACTAATCAGCGCGCGACTTGAATATTTTCCAGATGTGTATGTCTTTCGTCGAGATAATCATGTCTATTTACAAAAAGTACAAgcaaatcatcgaaaaaatatttcaatctgATAAAAGTTTCACGGGTGCTCTTGATAAAGCTTGTATTCATATCGTCAACTATTCGCCAGAGAGTAAGAGTTATAAATCGTCCGAACTGGTGAGTAGTCGTGTGAATTTGCGTTTGCTTAGTATTCTGCGACtagtatatactcgtatgtacgccGATTTGGATTGTTTGcgttattttgttttaaattaacACATTTTTTAATCGATTGTTTTTGATTCGTCGAAAAATTGCGCTTGTCCGTTTGTTCGAATCCAGTTAGCCAAATATTGTGATCAGCTGTTGAAAAAATCGTCCAAGGGACTATCTGAAAtggaagttgatgaaaaattgagcgACGCCATTATAATATTTAAATACCTCGACGACAAAGATATGTTTCAGAAGTTTTACTCTAGAATGCTTGCCAAAAGATTGATACACCAGAACAGTCAGTCAATGGATGCCGAAGAAAGTATGATTGATAAACTGAAGGTGGGTACTAGGTAGATTTACGAGTACTACTACTAAGTAGTACGAGATGAAACgttaaccgattttttttttgtattacatCATTTATGTTTACGTAGTTATGTACGAGTAGTTGTACGCGCGACGATAATTAATGTTACCGTTTCGTGTGTTTGATTTTCAGACTGCTTGCGGCTACGAGTTCACGAACAAGCTGCATCGAATGTTTACCGATATG contains:
- the DCTN5-p25 gene encoding dynactin subunit 5 — its product is MELRELCYDKAEYVETASGNKVSRQTTLCGSQNIILLGKVIVQSNAIVRGDLANVRTGRYCIISKNSVIRPPYKKFSHGVAFFPMRIGDHVFIGENSVVSAADVGSYVYIGKDVVIGRRCILKDCSMIADGTVLPPETVVPSFARYGGSPGVYVGELPECTQELMIDYTRSYYQHFVPQQSD
- the Cul2 gene encoding cullin-2, coding for MSLKPKEINFNETWNDLQKTVYGVITLSNVPRPVWNDRFLDVYRLCVAYPESLADKLYVETKNFLDDHVKQLLEQLSGLGHDNILHNYYEGWSRYSEGIIYLHKLYLYLNQQHIKTNQLSEAELIYGNHQDNDMEQMEIGELGLEIWKKNMIEPLQASLVSAVLECINQDRIGNGHLVNAEIVRGVIESFVTVNKFKKRDNIELYKSLLEKPLVAASGEYFRIQANNWFQNYTITQYMERVIRLFEEESIRCQRFLHSSSHSIMKTCCEKYMVEDYLSALYSEAKSIISQERQQDMANMYILLRSVSKNLIPYMAEFKDHIVDEGLHRLDEIKGDNMCMSFVEIIMSIYKKYKQIIEKIFQSDKSFTGALDKACIHIVNYSPESKSYKSSELLAKYCDQLLKKSSKGLSEMEVDEKLSDAIIIFKYLDDKDMFQKFYSRMLAKRLIHQNSQSMDAEESMIDKLKTACGYEFTNKLHRMFTDMKISEDLIEKFNASYLPENHITLSLNFHVHVLQAGSWPLGQAAVTSFTIPQEFTQSMQAFEKFYNCHYNGRRLTWMYHLSQGELKLCYLSKVYFITMQTFQMAILLLFESSTSLQCSEIQSTLQLNWEQFLKNCVTLVECKILTSNTKELKPDTVLSLNEKYSNKRTRLRITASLQKETPMETTQTIASVEEDRKLFIQATIVRVMKSRKLLKHNALIQEILSQCSSFNPSINMIKKCIETLIEKQYMERDRNSRDEYSYIA